One Streptomyces lincolnensis genomic region harbors:
- a CDS encoding matrixin family metalloprotease → MTAQRFALEVKELRRGDEHEEVGKLQKYLTKYGYLTTTVTPGKLDDATSDALRMFQGIGGISATGELDPSTVDALEQPRCGVPDLPTVNAARRGQSADFVLRGCNYPKLTFTYRFTNGTDDIAGTDERAAVRRAFATWASVLRGVSFRQVSTANSDFVIGWHTGDHRDGSAFDGIGNTLAHAFYPPPCGGANAGSLHYDDAETWSLTGTAQTFDAETVTLHEIGHLLGLDHSAVTGAVMFRSYGGVRRSLTQDDIDGIRRLYPALERRGDSAEQAGFVGEISAARHNDNHALTAVRTQAGTLKLIGWRLNADGSVSRTGDSAEQAGAATSIALARSTTGDRFVTACRTGAGDLKLISWSVSNDGTSIQRRGESGNQAGAATLIRVVPASPLLWTTACRNGSGNLSVIVWSLRPDGSFARLADSGNQAGEVRDVDMAVVDTRLVLTAVRDGSDNLKLILWRVTDQSVQRLGDSGNQAGNSRLVKVFMDPSGVAVTAVKTASDTLKLITWRVQPSGMIQRLGDSGELAGNTNGHDVGAAPDGRLATSVITEAGTLKVILWQVAGDGVVTRWGDSDDLAGAATLPALVKPQGQNVLTAVRTASSTLRLITWGT, encoded by the coding sequence ATGACGGCTCAGCGATTCGCACTGGAAGTGAAAGAACTGCGTCGCGGCGATGAGCATGAGGAAGTCGGGAAGTTACAGAAGTACCTGACGAAGTACGGGTACTTGACCACCACGGTGACACCCGGAAAGCTCGACGACGCCACGAGTGACGCGCTTCGGATGTTTCAGGGCATCGGAGGAATCAGCGCGACAGGCGAACTGGATCCGAGTACCGTCGACGCGCTTGAGCAGCCGCGATGCGGAGTACCGGATCTGCCCACGGTAAATGCCGCCCGCCGAGGGCAGAGCGCGGATTTCGTTCTGCGCGGCTGCAATTACCCCAAGCTGACCTTCACCTACCGGTTCACCAACGGTACCGACGACATCGCCGGTACCGATGAACGTGCGGCTGTCCGGCGCGCATTCGCCACCTGGGCCTCGGTATTGCGTGGCGTGAGCTTCCGGCAGGTCAGCACGGCGAATTCGGACTTTGTGATCGGCTGGCACACCGGAGATCACAGGGACGGCTCCGCCTTCGACGGCATCGGCAACACTCTGGCGCACGCCTTCTATCCGCCGCCGTGCGGCGGAGCGAACGCCGGCTCGCTGCACTACGACGACGCGGAGACATGGAGTCTCACCGGAACCGCCCAGACATTCGACGCGGAGACGGTCACGCTCCACGAGATCGGCCACTTGCTCGGCCTCGATCACTCGGCCGTAACAGGTGCTGTCATGTTCCGCAGCTACGGAGGAGTCCGCCGCAGCCTGACACAGGACGACATCGACGGGATCAGGCGCCTCTACCCCGCGCTGGAGCGCCGCGGCGACAGTGCCGAACAGGCGGGCTTCGTCGGTGAGATCAGCGCCGCGCGCCACAACGACAACCACGCCCTGACCGCCGTCCGCACCCAGGCCGGCACGTTGAAGCTCATCGGATGGCGCCTCAACGCGGACGGTTCCGTGAGCCGTACGGGAGACAGTGCCGAGCAGGCCGGTGCGGCCACCTCGATCGCCCTCGCCCGCTCCACCACCGGTGACCGGTTCGTGACGGCCTGCCGGACCGGTGCGGGCGATCTCAAGCTGATCAGCTGGTCCGTCAGCAATGACGGCACCTCGATACAGCGGCGCGGGGAGAGCGGGAACCAGGCAGGCGCGGCCACTCTGATCCGGGTCGTCCCGGCGAGTCCACTGCTCTGGACGACCGCCTGCCGCAACGGCAGCGGCAATCTGTCGGTCATCGTCTGGAGCCTGAGGCCCGACGGTTCCTTCGCCCGGCTCGCGGACAGCGGAAACCAGGCCGGCGAGGTCCGGGACGTGGACATGGCCGTCGTCGACACGCGACTGGTCCTCACGGCCGTGCGGGACGGATCGGACAATCTCAAGCTCATCCTCTGGCGCGTGACCGACCAGTCCGTGCAGCGCCTGGGAGACAGCGGCAACCAGGCCGGAAACAGCAGGCTGGTCAAGGTCTTCATGGACCCGTCCGGGGTCGCGGTGACCGCGGTCAAGACCGCGTCCGACACCCTGAAGCTGATCACATGGCGCGTCCAGCCCAGCGGCATGATCCAGCGGCTCGGAGACAGCGGGGAACTGGCCGGGAACACCAACGGCCACGATGTCGGTGCGGCCCCCGACGGACGGCTGGCGACCTCCGTCATCACCGAGGCAGGGACCCTCAAGGTCATCCTCTGGCAGGTGGCCGGTGACGGAGTGGTCACCAGGTGGGGAGACAGCGACGACCTCGCAGGCGCCGCCACCCTCCCGGCCTTGGTCAAACCGCAGGGCCAGAACGTTCTCACCGCGGTCCGAACGGCGAGCTCCACTCTCAGGCTCATCACCTGGGGGACCTGA
- the msrA gene encoding peptide-methionine (S)-S-oxide reductase MsrA → MLFGRTPVLPTAEQALTGRSKPIFSLPGRHTVLGTPLLGPYPEGYGTADFALGCFWGAERRFWQLPVGVWTTLVGYQGGHTENPTYEEVCSGLTGHTEVVRVVFDPALISYERLLKTFWESHDPTQGFRQGNDVGTQYRSAVHTHTPAQAAAAEASRTAYQKVLTASGHGTITTEILPSEGRPFYPAEGYHQQYLDKNPAGYCGIGGTGVELGDPFETNWGVSCPTGVAPAPQSTEK, encoded by the coding sequence ATGCTGTTCGGCCGTACGCCCGTCCTGCCCACCGCCGAGCAGGCGCTGACGGGCCGCTCGAAGCCGATCTTCTCCCTCCCCGGCCGCCACACCGTCCTCGGCACTCCTCTGCTCGGCCCCTACCCCGAGGGTTACGGGACCGCCGACTTCGCCCTCGGCTGCTTCTGGGGCGCCGAGCGCAGGTTCTGGCAGCTCCCGGTCGGTGTCTGGACCACCCTCGTCGGCTACCAGGGCGGCCACACCGAGAACCCCACCTACGAAGAGGTCTGCTCGGGCCTGACGGGCCACACCGAGGTCGTCCGCGTGGTCTTCGACCCGGCCCTGATCTCCTACGAGCGTCTCCTCAAGACCTTCTGGGAATCCCACGACCCCACCCAGGGCTTCCGCCAGGGCAACGACGTCGGCACCCAGTACCGCTCCGCCGTCCACACGCACACCCCGGCCCAGGCAGCCGCCGCCGAGGCCTCCCGCACCGCCTACCAAAAGGTCCTCACCGCCTCCGGCCACGGCACGATCACCACGGAGATCCTGCCGTCCGAGGGCCGCCCCTTCTATCCGGCCGAGGGGTACCACCAGCAGTACCTGGACAAGAACCCCGCCGGGTACTGCGGCATCGGAGGGACGGGGGTCGAGCTGGGTGACCCGTTCGAGACGAACTGGGGGGTGTCGTGCCCGACGGGCGTCGCACCTGCTCCGCAGAGCACGGAGAAGTAG
- a CDS encoding cystathionine gamma-synthase produces the protein MSDRHISQHFETLAIHAGNTADPLTGAVVPPIYQVSTYKQDGVGGLRGGYEYSRSANPTRTALEENLAALEGGRRGLAFASGLAAEDCLLRTLLSPGDHVVIPNDAYGGTFRLFAKVVSRWGVEWSVADTSDPAAVRAAITPKTKAVWVETPSNPLLGITDIATVAQVAHDAGARLVVDNTFATPYLQQPLALGADVVVHSLTKYMGGHSDVVGGALVVSDPDLGEELAYHQNAMGAVAGPFDSWLVLRGTKTLSVRMDRHSENATKVADMLTRHARVSRVLYPGLEDHPGHEVAAKQMRAFGGMVSFRVEGGEEAAVEVCNRAKVFTLGESLGGVESLIEHPGRMTHASAAGSALEVPGDLVRLSVGIENVEDLLEDLRQALG, from the coding sequence ATGAGTGACAGGCACATCAGTCAGCACTTCGAGACCCTGGCGATCCATGCGGGAAACACCGCGGATCCCCTCACCGGCGCGGTCGTCCCGCCGATCTACCAGGTCTCGACCTACAAGCAGGACGGCGTGGGCGGCCTGCGCGGGGGCTACGAGTACAGCCGTAGCGCCAACCCCACCAGGACGGCCCTTGAGGAGAACCTCGCGGCCCTGGAGGGCGGCCGTCGCGGCCTCGCGTTCGCGTCCGGACTGGCGGCCGAGGACTGCCTGTTGCGTACGCTGCTCAGCCCCGGCGACCACGTGGTCATCCCGAACGACGCGTACGGCGGCACGTTCCGCCTGTTCGCCAAGGTGGTCTCCCGGTGGGGGGTGGAGTGGTCGGTGGCCGACACCTCCGACCCCGCCGCGGTACGGGCCGCCATCACCCCCAAGACCAAGGCCGTGTGGGTGGAGACCCCCTCCAACCCGCTGCTCGGGATCACCGACATCGCCACCGTCGCCCAGGTCGCGCACGACGCGGGCGCCCGGCTCGTCGTCGACAACACCTTCGCCACGCCGTACCTCCAGCAGCCGCTGGCCCTCGGCGCGGACGTCGTGGTGCACTCCCTGACCAAGTACATGGGCGGCCACTCGGACGTCGTCGGCGGCGCGCTGGTCGTCAGCGACCCCGACCTCGGCGAGGAGCTGGCGTACCACCAGAACGCCATGGGCGCGGTCGCCGGGCCCTTCGACTCCTGGCTGGTGCTGCGCGGCACCAAGACGCTGTCGGTGCGGATGGACCGGCACAGCGAGAACGCGACCAAGGTCGCCGACATGCTGACCCGGCACGCGCGCGTGAGCAGGGTGCTCTACCCGGGCCTGGAGGACCACCCCGGCCACGAGGTCGCCGCCAAGCAGATGCGCGCGTTCGGCGGCATGGTCTCCTTCCGCGTCGAGGGCGGCGAGGAGGCGGCCGTCGAGGTCTGCAACCGCGCCAAGGTGTTCACGCTGGGCGAGTCCCTGGGCGGCGTCGAGTCGCTGATCGAGCACCCCGGCCGCATGACGCACGCCTCCGCGGCCGGCTCGGCGCTGGAGGTGCCCGGCGATCTCGTACGGCTGTCCGTGGGCATCGAGAACGTCGAGGACCTGCTGGAGGACCTGCGGCAGGCACTGGGATAG
- a CDS encoding sigma factor-like helix-turn-helix DNA-binding protein, protein MRGRYASRGARRAREFEAFAAGAAGRLLHAATLLTAEDPRDNPRARRLLTLALAHTYACWDRLRGEDPYDRTRQYLATRFAHGAWHQYGALGRTRSRATGALARLSPQERLILVLRLYEGVAEEQAAALLGLSQERVRAICDRAMTTLLHPPRGPAPRPVGVKVAPS, encoded by the coding sequence GTGCGAGGACGGTATGCGTCACGGGGCGCCCGCCGGGCCCGGGAGTTCGAGGCGTTCGCCGCGGGCGCGGCCGGGCGGCTGCTGCATGCCGCCACGCTGCTGACGGCGGAGGACCCGCGCGACAACCCACGCGCGCGGCGCCTGCTGACGCTGGCCCTGGCGCACACGTACGCGTGCTGGGACCGGCTCCGCGGTGAGGACCCCTACGACCGCACCCGCCAGTACCTGGCCACCCGCTTCGCGCACGGGGCGTGGCACCAGTACGGCGCGCTCGGCCGCACCCGGTCCCGCGCCACCGGCGCCCTGGCCCGGCTCAGCCCTCAGGAACGCCTGATCCTGGTCCTCAGGCTGTACGAGGGGGTCGCCGAGGAGCAGGCGGCGGCCCTGCTCGGCCTCTCCCAGGAACGCGTCCGGGCGATCTGCGACCGCGCGATGACGACCCTCCTGCACCCGCCGCGGGGACCCGCCCCGAGGCCGGTCGGCGTGAAGGTGGCCCCCTCATGA
- a CDS encoding MarR family winged helix-turn-helix transcriptional regulator, protein MSMDMTTVGDTGLLDTLQHEVAVFARRAEQTRLGGVGQVRNSMDRAAYLLLNRLDKEGPMGVKALAASMGIDSSTVTRQVAPLVDTGLVKRTSHPEDGRAVVLQLSPRGLSRLEEVRSSRRQLMAELTHDWAPEEREAFCTLLTRFNSALSARMAIQGVPGAEPPSAS, encoded by the coding sequence ATGTCGATGGACATGACGACCGTCGGTGACACCGGTCTTCTCGACACGTTGCAGCACGAGGTGGCGGTCTTCGCCCGCCGTGCCGAACAGACCCGGCTCGGCGGGGTGGGGCAGGTGCGCAACTCCATGGACCGAGCCGCGTACCTGCTGCTCAACCGGCTCGACAAGGAAGGCCCGATGGGCGTCAAGGCGCTCGCCGCGAGCATGGGGATCGACTCGTCGACGGTCACCCGGCAGGTGGCTCCGCTCGTCGACACCGGCCTGGTCAAGCGCACCTCGCACCCCGAGGACGGACGCGCGGTGGTGCTCCAGCTGTCCCCGCGCGGGCTGTCCCGGCTGGAGGAAGTGCGCTCCTCCCGGCGTCAGTTGATGGCCGAGCTGACACACGACTGGGCGCCGGAGGAGCGCGAGGCGTTCTGCACGCTCCTCACGCGCTTCAACAGTGCACTCTCCGCCCGGATGGCGATCCAGGGCGTACCGGGCGCGGAACCGCCGTCGGCCTCCTGA
- the ilvA gene encoding threonine ammonia-lyase produces MNYREAPSVPPVTLDDVRGAQKMLSGVARTTAMEGSRYLSEQVGAPVHLKCENLQRTGSFKLRGAYVRIAGLLPEERAAGVVAASAGNHAQGVALASSLLGVRSTVFMPKGAPLPKISATRDYGAEVRLHGQVVDETLAAAQEYADSTGAVFIHPFDHPDVIAGQGTVGLEILEQCPEVRTIVVGIGGGGLAAGVAVAVKSLRPDVRIIGVQAAGAAAYPPSLAAGHPVSIENPATMADGMKVGRPGDVPFGIVGELVDEVRTVTEDELSAALLLCLERAKLVVEPAGASPVAALLSDPGAFEGPVVAVLSGGNVDPVLMQRVLRHGMTAQGRYLAVRLRLTDRPGALATLLGTLSVVDANVLDVSHVRTDPRLGLTEAEVELHLETKGPAHCVEVGQALRDAGYTVIG; encoded by the coding sequence ATGAACTACCGCGAGGCCCCCTCCGTACCGCCGGTCACCCTCGACGACGTACGCGGAGCCCAGAAGATGCTCTCGGGTGTGGCGCGGACGACCGCGATGGAGGGCAGCCGGTACCTGTCCGAGCAGGTGGGCGCGCCGGTGCACCTCAAGTGCGAGAACCTCCAGCGGACCGGGTCGTTCAAGCTGCGCGGCGCCTACGTCCGGATCGCCGGACTGCTGCCCGAGGAGCGGGCCGCCGGCGTCGTCGCCGCTAGCGCGGGCAACCACGCGCAGGGCGTGGCCCTGGCGTCCTCCCTGCTCGGCGTGCGGTCCACGGTGTTCATGCCGAAGGGCGCCCCGCTGCCGAAGATCAGCGCCACCCGGGACTACGGCGCCGAGGTGCGGCTGCACGGCCAGGTCGTCGACGAGACGCTGGCCGCCGCGCAGGAGTACGCGGACAGCACGGGCGCGGTGTTCATCCACCCCTTCGACCACCCCGACGTCATCGCCGGTCAGGGCACGGTCGGCCTGGAGATCCTGGAGCAGTGCCCGGAGGTGCGCACCATCGTCGTGGGCATCGGCGGCGGTGGTCTCGCGGCCGGTGTCGCGGTGGCGGTGAAGTCCCTCAGGCCGGATGTGCGGATCATCGGCGTGCAGGCGGCGGGCGCGGCCGCGTACCCGCCCTCGCTGGCGGCGGGGCACCCGGTGTCGATCGAGAACCCGGCGACGATGGCCGACGGTATGAAGGTGGGGCGGCCCGGCGACGTGCCGTTCGGGATCGTCGGCGAGCTGGTGGACGAGGTGCGCACGGTGACGGAGGACGAGCTGTCCGCCGCGCTGCTGCTGTGCCTGGAGCGGGCCAAGCTGGTCGTCGAGCCGGCCGGGGCGAGTCCGGTCGCGGCGCTGCTGAGTGACCCGGGCGCCTTCGAGGGCCCGGTGGTCGCGGTGCTGTCGGGCGGCAACGTCGACCCGGTGCTGATGCAGCGCGTCCTGCGGCACGGCATGACCGCGCAGGGCCGCTACCTGGCCGTACGCCTCAGGTTGACGGACCGGCCCGGTGCTCTCGCGACACTTCTCGGGACGTTGTCAGTGGTGGACGCTAACGTCCTCGACGTGAGCCACGTCCGGACCGACCCACGGCTCGGGCTCACGGAGGCGGAGGTCGAGCTGCACCTGGAGACGAAGGGCCCGGCGCACTGCGTCGAGGTCGGCCAAGCCCTGCGCGACGCGGGGTACACCGTCATCGGCTGA
- a CDS encoding ATP-binding cassette domain-containing protein — protein sequence MPGAIHAEGLVKTFGDVRALDGVDLDVPEGTVLGLLGPNGAGKTTTVRCLTTLLRPDSGKAVVAGIDVLKEPDAVRRSIGLSGQFAAVDEYLTGRENLQMVGQLYQMKAKAAKARAEELLEQFRLADAADRPAKTYSGGMRRRLDLAAALVVSPPVMFMDEPTTGLDPRNRQQLWEVIKQLVSGGTTLLLTTQYLEEADHLAHDIAVVDHGRVIARGTSDQLKARTGGERVEVVVHEREHIATAREVLAGFGKGETTVEEHTRKLTVPVTGGAKLLAEVIRELDVRGIEIDDIGLRRPTLDDVFLSLTGHVAEAEAKDEENGKKEATQ from the coding sequence ATGCCAGGCGCCATCCATGCCGAAGGTCTGGTCAAGACCTTCGGTGACGTAAGGGCTCTGGACGGTGTCGACCTCGACGTGCCCGAGGGCACGGTGCTCGGCCTGCTCGGGCCGAACGGCGCGGGCAAGACGACCACCGTCCGCTGTCTGACGACCCTGCTGCGGCCCGACAGCGGCAAGGCCGTCGTCGCGGGCATCGACGTGCTCAAGGAACCGGACGCGGTGCGGCGCTCGATCGGCCTGTCCGGACAGTTCGCCGCGGTCGACGAGTACCTCACCGGCCGCGAGAACCTCCAGATGGTCGGACAGCTCTACCAGATGAAGGCCAAGGCCGCGAAGGCCCGGGCCGAGGAGCTGCTGGAGCAGTTCCGCCTCGCCGACGCCGCCGACCGCCCCGCGAAGACCTACTCCGGAGGCATGCGCCGCCGGCTCGACCTGGCCGCGGCACTCGTCGTGTCCCCGCCCGTGATGTTCATGGACGAGCCGACCACCGGCCTCGACCCGCGCAACCGCCAGCAGCTGTGGGAGGTCATCAAACAGCTGGTCTCCGGCGGTACGACGCTGCTGCTGACCACCCAGTACCTGGAGGAGGCCGACCACCTCGCCCACGACATCGCCGTGGTCGACCACGGCCGGGTCATCGCCCGCGGCACCTCCGACCAGCTCAAGGCCCGCACCGGCGGCGAGCGCGTCGAGGTCGTGGTGCACGAGCGCGAGCACATCGCGACCGCCCGGGAGGTGCTGGCCGGCTTCGGCAAGGGCGAGACCACCGTCGAGGAGCACACCCGCAAGCTCACCGTGCCCGTCACAGGAGGCGCGAAGCTCCTCGCCGAGGTCATCCGTGAACTGGACGTCCGCGGCATCGAGATAGACGACATCGGCCTGCGCCGACCCACCCTGGACGACGTCTTCCTCTCCCTGACCGGCCATGTCGCCGAGGCCGAGGCCAAGGACGAGGAGAACGGCAAGAAGGAGGCCACCCAGTGA
- a CDS encoding ABC transporter permease, whose translation MSAVNDSLVITRRNLIRMGRIPEMIIFGLVQPIMFVVLFTYVFGGSIQVGSSTSTQAYREFLMAGIFAQTVTFATAGAGAGIADDMHKGLIDRFRSLPMARGAVLTGRTLADSVQTALTLVVLAVVALIVGWRTHENLGKVLAGFALLLLLGYAFSWIGALIGLSVRTPEAATSGGLIWLFPLTFISNAFVDANQMPGFLRHIAEWNPFSATVQACRELFGNLPPGFQTPDAWPMQHPVWASLIWSVVIILVFRTLAVRKYRRAGG comes from the coding sequence GTGAGCGCGGTGAACGACTCCCTGGTCATCACCCGCCGGAATCTGATCCGCATGGGCCGGATTCCCGAGATGATCATTTTCGGGCTGGTCCAGCCCATCATGTTCGTCGTGCTGTTCACCTACGTGTTCGGCGGCTCGATCCAGGTCGGCTCGTCCACCTCCACCCAGGCCTACCGCGAGTTCCTGATGGCGGGCATCTTCGCCCAGACCGTCACCTTCGCCACGGCGGGCGCCGGGGCGGGCATCGCCGACGACATGCACAAGGGCCTCATAGACCGGTTCCGCTCCCTGCCCATGGCGCGGGGCGCGGTGCTGACCGGCCGGACCCTCGCCGACTCCGTACAGACGGCGCTCACCCTCGTCGTCCTGGCCGTGGTCGCCTTGATCGTGGGCTGGCGCACGCACGAGAACCTCGGCAAGGTGCTCGCCGGATTCGCCCTGCTCCTGCTCCTCGGGTACGCGTTCTCCTGGATCGGCGCGCTCATCGGCCTGTCCGTGCGCACCCCCGAAGCGGCCACCTCGGGCGGTCTGATCTGGCTGTTCCCGCTGACGTTCATCTCGAACGCCTTCGTGGACGCCAACCAGATGCCGGGCTTCCTGCGCCACATCGCCGAATGGAACCCCTTCAGCGCGACCGTCCAGGCGTGCCGTGAACTGTTCGGCAACCTCCCGCCGGGCTTCCAGACGCCCGACGCCTGGCCCATGCAGCACCCCGTGTGGGCCTCGCTGATCTGGTCGGTCGTGATCATCCTGGTCTTCCGCACGCTCGCGGTCCGCAAGTACCGCCGGGCAGGCGGCTGA
- the greA gene encoding transcription elongation factor GreA: protein MTQTSENVTWLTQEAYNQLRAELEYLSGPARTEIAAKIAAAREEGDLRENGGYHAAKEEQGKQELRVRQLTQLLENAKVGEAPASADGAVAPGMVVTIAFDGDEDDTMTFLLASREYASSDVETYSPQSPLGSGVIGHKVGEDAQYELPNGKKASVKILKAEPYSG from the coding sequence GTGACCCAGACCAGCGAGAACGTCACCTGGCTGACCCAGGAGGCGTACAACCAGCTCAGGGCCGAGCTGGAGTACCTGTCTGGTCCTGCGCGCACGGAGATCGCCGCCAAGATCGCGGCCGCGCGCGAGGAGGGCGACCTGCGTGAGAACGGCGGGTACCACGCGGCCAAGGAGGAGCAGGGCAAGCAGGAGCTCCGCGTGCGCCAGCTGACCCAGCTCCTGGAGAACGCCAAGGTCGGCGAGGCGCCGGCGTCGGCGGACGGCGCGGTGGCGCCCGGCATGGTCGTGACGATCGCCTTCGACGGCGACGAGGACGACACGATGACCTTCCTGCTCGCCTCCCGGGAGTACGCCAGCTCCGATGTCGAGACGTACTCCCCGCAGTCCCCGCTGGGTTCCGGCGTGATCGGCCACAAGGTCGGCGAGGACGCGCAGTACGAGCTGCCGAACGGCAAGAAGGCCTCCGTGAAGATCCTCAAGGCCGAGCCGTACAGCGGCTGA
- a CDS encoding DUF4307 domain-containing protein yields the protein MSTASTRLPEGRYGRSSDERADHKLKIAGAVLGALLIALVGYFAWHYVGQNKISGEVITFEPGKDSVQVHLEVRKDAGATGYCTVRSQAEDGAEVGRADYRFDGDDTRIDKVVTLRTTAPGTTAELLGCHAD from the coding sequence ATGAGTACGGCGAGCACCCGACTGCCCGAGGGCCGCTACGGCCGCTCCTCGGACGAGCGCGCCGACCACAAGCTCAAGATCGCCGGAGCCGTGCTGGGGGCCCTGCTGATCGCCCTCGTCGGCTATTTCGCGTGGCACTACGTCGGCCAGAACAAGATCAGCGGCGAGGTGATCACCTTCGAGCCGGGCAAGGACTCGGTCCAGGTGCACCTGGAGGTCCGCAAGGACGCCGGCGCCACCGGCTACTGCACCGTGCGCTCGCAGGCGGAGGACGGCGCCGAGGTCGGCCGGGCCGACTACCGCTTCGACGGGGACGACACCCGCATCGACAAGGTCGTCACGCTCCGCACCACGGCACCGGGGACCACGGCCGAGCTGCTGGGCTGTCACGCGGACTGA
- the mca gene encoding mycothiol conjugate amidase Mca — MAVHAHPDDESSKGAATMAKYVSEGVDVLVVTCTGGERGSILNPKLQGDAYIEEHIHEVRKKEMDEAREILGVKQEWLGFVDSGLPEGDPLPPLPEGCFALEDVDKAAGELVKKIRSFRPQVITTYDENGGYPHPDHIMTHKISMVAFEGAADTEKYPEQEFGPAYQPQKIYYNQGFNRERTEALHNALVERGLESPYGDWLKRWEESGMQQRTLTTHVPCAEFYEIRDKALIAHATQIDPDGGWFRVPLDLQKEVWPTEEYELAKSLVDTSLPEADLFAGIRDNA; from the coding sequence ATGGCCGTGCACGCCCACCCCGACGACGAGTCGAGCAAGGGCGCGGCCACCATGGCGAAGTACGTGTCCGAGGGGGTGGACGTGCTGGTCGTGACCTGCACGGGAGGGGAGCGCGGCTCCATCCTCAACCCCAAGCTCCAGGGGGACGCGTATATCGAGGAGCACATCCATGAGGTGCGCAAGAAGGAGATGGACGAGGCGAGAGAGATCCTCGGCGTCAAGCAGGAGTGGCTCGGGTTCGTCGACTCGGGCCTGCCCGAGGGGGACCCGCTGCCGCCGCTGCCGGAGGGCTGTTTCGCCCTGGAGGACGTCGACAAGGCGGCCGGTGAGCTGGTGAAGAAGATCCGCTCGTTCCGTCCCCAGGTGATCACCACCTACGACGAGAACGGCGGCTACCCGCACCCCGACCACATCATGACCCACAAGATCTCGATGGTGGCGTTCGAGGGTGCCGCGGACACCGAGAAGTACCCGGAGCAGGAGTTCGGCCCCGCGTACCAGCCGCAGAAGATCTACTACAACCAGGGCTTCAACCGTGAGCGCACCGAGGCCCTGCACAACGCGCTGGTCGAGCGCGGCCTGGAGTCCCCCTACGGCGACTGGCTCAAGCGCTGGGAGGAGTCCGGGATGCAGCAGCGGACGCTCACCACGCACGTCCCGTGTGCCGAGTTCTACGAGATCCGCGACAAGGCCCTGATCGCCCACGCCACGCAGATCGACCCCGACGGCGGCTGGTTCCGGGTGCCGCTGGATCTCCAGAAGGAGGTCTGGCCGACCGAGGAGTACGAGCTCGCGAAGTCCCTCGTCGATACTTCCCTCCCCGAGGCGGACCTCTTTGCGGGCATCCGCGACAATGCCTGA
- a CDS encoding Fic family protein — MLYQTPALSSKDREVLESVDAMRDELRHQVVRTPMKWTAGLRKTLTAEAIAGSNSIEGYKVDSVDVEDLIDGEQEVVATEENRAETQAYQHAMTYIQSLHDVVDFTYSKSLLNALHWMLQGHHHPRKLAGQWRKSGVWINEPGRPHEAAYVAPDADRLPAMMEGLVTWLNEGDLDAHVLVRAAMAHLNLVKIHPWSDGNGRMSRSLQTLLIARGGVLAPEFSSIESWLGASVHTWEYYKVLGQVGGKEWSPDRDTAPWIRFNLLAYHQQSQSVRHRIDRSNRCWTDLTDYAERHGIEERQITALHDAALAGRVRRARYQRAENLSNQQAVRDIRALSEAGLLEAVGNTKARYYVPGRNFPADVLEMVRQPVRIADPYED, encoded by the coding sequence ATGCTGTATCAAACGCCTGCCCTTTCCTCGAAGGACCGCGAGGTGCTGGAGAGCGTCGACGCGATGCGTGACGAACTGCGGCATCAGGTCGTGCGGACGCCGATGAAGTGGACAGCGGGACTGCGGAAGACGCTGACCGCTGAGGCCATTGCCGGCTCGAACAGCATCGAGGGATACAAGGTCGACTCGGTCGATGTCGAAGACCTGATCGACGGTGAGCAGGAAGTCGTCGCCACAGAGGAGAACAGGGCGGAGACACAGGCGTATCAGCACGCCATGACGTACATCCAGTCGCTGCACGATGTTGTCGACTTCACATACTCCAAGTCGTTGCTCAATGCCTTGCACTGGATGCTCCAGGGACATCACCACCCAAGGAAGCTCGCGGGGCAGTGGCGTAAGAGCGGCGTGTGGATCAATGAGCCCGGGCGGCCCCATGAGGCCGCATACGTCGCTCCGGATGCCGACCGTCTTCCCGCGATGATGGAGGGGCTGGTCACCTGGCTCAACGAGGGCGACCTGGACGCCCATGTGCTGGTACGCGCAGCCATGGCACACCTCAACCTGGTCAAGATCCACCCCTGGTCCGACGGCAACGGCCGGATGTCTCGCTCGCTACAGACGCTCCTCATCGCCCGTGGAGGCGTGCTGGCCCCCGAGTTCTCGTCGATCGAGTCCTGGCTGGGGGCGTCGGTCCACACCTGGGAGTACTACAAGGTCCTCGGCCAGGTGGGCGGCAAGGAATGGTCCCCCGACCGCGACACCGCCCCCTGGATCCGCTTCAACCTCCTCGCCTACCACCAGCAGTCCCAGTCGGTGCGGCACCGCATCGACCGTTCCAACCGCTGCTGGACCGACCTCACCGACTACGCGGAACGGCACGGAATCGAGGAGCGCCAGATCACCGCCCTGCACGACGCGGCACTCGCCGGCCGCGTCCGCCGCGCCCGCTATCAGCGCGCGGAGAACCTGAGCAACCAGCAGGCCGTACGGGACATCCGGGCACTGTCCGAGGCCGGCCTCCTCGAAGCCGTCGGCAACACGAAGGCCAGGTACTACGTGCCGGGCCGGAACTTTCCCGCCGACGTGCTGGAGATGGTCCGGCAGCCGGTGCGGATCGCCGACCCGTACGAGGACTGA